A portion of the Thermococcus sp. genome contains these proteins:
- a CDS encoding antitoxin family protein, which yields MCRTLRTFIGERDGRNRCIYEDGVFKPLKKPIS from the coding sequence ATATGTCGAACACTAAGGACATTTATTGGTGAAAGAGATGGAAGGAATCGATGCATCTACGAGGACGGCGTATTTAAGCCCCTCAAAAAGCCCATCTCGTGA
- the thsB gene encoding thermosome subunit beta, translating to MAQLAGQPVVILPEGTQRYVGRDAQRLNILAARIIAETVRTTLGPKGMDKMLVDSLGDIVITNDGATILDEMDIQHPAAKMMVEVAKTQDKEAGDGTTTAVVIAGELLRKAEELLDQNIHPSIVIKGYALAAEKAQEILDEIAKDVDVEDVETLKKAAVTAITGKAAEEEREYLAGIAVEAVRQVAEKIDGKYKVDLDNIKFEKKEGGSVKDTRLIRGVVIDKEVVHPGMPKRVEGAKIALINEALEVKETETDAEIRITSPEQLQAFLEQEEKMLREMVEKIKEVGANVVFVQKGIDDLAQHYLAKYGILAVRRVKKSDMEKLAKATGAKIVTNVRDLTSEDLGEAELVEQRKVAGENMIFVEGCRNPKAVTILIRGGTEHVVDEVERALEDAVKVSKDIIEDGKILAAGGAPEIELAIRLDEYAKEVGGKEALAIENFAEALKIIPRTLAENAGLDPIETLVKVIAAHKEKGSTVGVDVFEGEPADMMERGVIAPVRVTKQAIKSASEAAIMILRIDDVIAASKLEKDKEGGKGGSEDFGSDLD from the coding sequence ATGGCCCAGCTCGCAGGACAGCCGGTCGTTATTCTGCCTGAAGGAACCCAGAGGTACGTTGGTAGGGACGCCCAGAGGCTCAACATTCTTGCCGCCAGGATCATAGCCGAGACGGTTAGAACAACGCTCGGCCCGAAGGGAATGGATAAAATGCTCGTCGACAGCCTCGGTGACATCGTCATCACCAACGACGGTGCAACGATACTCGATGAGATGGACATCCAGCACCCTGCTGCTAAGATGATGGTTGAGGTTGCCAAGACCCAGGACAAGGAGGCCGGTGATGGTACCACCACTGCCGTTGTCATTGCTGGCGAGCTCCTCAGGAAGGCCGAGGAGTTGCTCGACCAGAACATCCACCCGAGCATAGTCATCAAGGGTTACGCTCTCGCTGCTGAGAAGGCCCAGGAGATACTCGACGAGATAGCCAAGGACGTGGACGTTGAGGACGTTGAGACCCTCAAGAAGGCCGCTGTTACAGCCATCACCGGAAAGGCAGCGGAGGAGGAGCGCGAATACCTCGCGGGGATAGCCGTTGAGGCAGTCAGACAGGTCGCAGAGAAAATTGATGGAAAGTACAAGGTGGACCTCGACAACATAAAGTTCGAGAAGAAGGAAGGAGGAAGCGTCAAGGACACCAGGCTCATCAGAGGTGTCGTCATCGACAAGGAAGTCGTTCACCCCGGCATGCCGAAGAGGGTTGAGGGAGCGAAGATAGCCCTCATCAACGAGGCCCTTGAGGTCAAGGAGACTGAAACAGATGCCGAGATCAGGATCACCAGCCCGGAGCAGCTCCAGGCCTTCCTTGAGCAGGAGGAGAAGATGCTCCGCGAGATGGTCGAGAAGATCAAGGAGGTTGGAGCGAACGTCGTCTTCGTCCAGAAGGGCATCGATGACCTCGCCCAGCACTACCTCGCCAAGTACGGCATCCTCGCTGTGAGGAGGGTTAAGAAGAGCGACATGGAGAAGCTCGCCAAGGCGACTGGAGCTAAGATCGTCACCAACGTGCGCGACCTCACCAGCGAGGACCTCGGTGAGGCTGAGCTCGTTGAGCAGAGGAAGGTCGCTGGAGAGAACATGATCTTCGTTGAGGGCTGCAGGAACCCGAAGGCTGTCACCATACTAATCCGCGGTGGCACCGAGCACGTCGTCGACGAAGTCGAGAGAGCTCTGGAAGATGCAGTCAAGGTGAGCAAAGACATAATTGAGGACGGCAAGATACTCGCCGCCGGCGGTGCCCCGGAGATCGAGCTGGCAATAAGGCTCGACGAGTATGCAAAGGAGGTCGGCGGCAAGGAGGCTCTGGCAATAGAGAACTTCGCGGAGGCCCTCAAGATAATCCCGAGGACTCTCGCCGAGAACGCAGGCCTCGACCCGATCGAGACCCTCGTGAAGGTCATAGCAGCACACAAGGAGAAGGGATCGACAGTGGGTGTTGACGTCTTCGAGGGTGAGCCGGCCGACATGATGGAGCGCGGCGTCATCGCTCCGGTCAGGGTCACCAAGCAGGCCATCAAGAGCGCCAGCGAGGCCGCAATAATGATCCTCAGAATCGACGACGTCATCGCTGCCAGCAAGCTTGAAAAGGACAAGGAAGGCGGCAAGGGCGGAAGCGAGGACTTCGGAAGCGACCTTGACTGA
- a CDS encoding NAD+ synthase, whose amino-acid sequence MRQLDYEEVITKLVSFIWEKVDEAKVEGVVVGVSGGVDSATTTFLAVKALGKEKVLGLIMPYYENKDVEDAKLVCETLGINYRIINIKPIVDAFEKSLDFGPNKITRGNIMVRTRMILLYAHANQYNLLVLGTSNKSELLAGYYTKWGDGASDYAPLINLYKTEVWEIAKRLGVPEKIIKKKPTAGLWIGQTDEDELGISYKLLDEILYRLVDLKMPKEKIAEELNIPIEKIEYVENLIKKTEHKRKLPVGPEF is encoded by the coding sequence ATGAGACAACTTGACTATGAGGAGGTAATTACAAAGCTGGTTTCTTTTATTTGGGAGAAGGTTGATGAAGCCAAGGTAGAGGGTGTTGTGGTTGGTGTTAGTGGTGGTGTTGATAGTGCAACAACGACTTTTCTTGCAGTGAAAGCTTTGGGAAAGGAGAAAGTCCTCGGATTGATAATGCCGTATTATGAGAATAAGGATGTGGAAGATGCGAAATTAGTTTGTGAAACCCTCGGGATCAACTATAGAATCATAAACATCAAGCCAATCGTTGATGCTTTTGAAAAAAGTCTCGACTTCGGGCCGAACAAGATTACCAGGGGCAACATAATGGTGAGAACAAGAATGATTCTCCTCTACGCCCACGCGAACCAGTACAACCTCCTCGTCTTGGGAACAAGCAATAAGAGCGAGCTTTTGGCGGGCTATTATACTAAGTGGGGTGATGGTGCGAGCGATTATGCCCCACTCATAAACCTCTACAAGACTGAAGTCTGGGAGATTGCTAAAAGATTGGGTGTTCCGGAGAAGATCATTAAGAAGAAGCCCACTGCTGGGCTCTGGATAGGGCAGACGGATGAGGATGAGCTCGGCATAAGTTACAAACTCTTGGACGAAATCCTTTACAGATTAGTTGACTTGAAAATGCCCAAAGAGAAAATTGCCGAAGAATTAAACATTCCAATCGAAAAAATCGAATACGTTGAGAATCTAATAAAGAAAACCGAACACAAAAGAAAACTACCAGTAGGTCCAGAATTTTAG